In Cryptococcus gattii WM276 chromosome B, complete sequence, the DNA window AAAGAAGCGCGAGAATTGCTTATTCCTTCCCAGCTGGATAAAGACTAGGACAATATTCTCTGATCCGCTTGCTCCTTTATGTCACTTTTATAATGGATAAAACTGGATACCATCATGTCGATTAATGTAGAGAGGATGTCCTATGCGTGGCGGGCAGCGATTCGCAACGATAATTGGCAGGCAGTATTTACGTATAATATATAATACCATCATCATTAGAATAATCTCAAGCAGTTTACGTAACGAACGGCTCTGGCTCGCAACGGAGGCATGTCATTCTTTGTTGACTCTTCATTGCTGTACTCCTCCATTCCATCAAGCAATTACAGAACAGAGAAACTCCTACCCGGACAATCAAAACATAACAGAGAAAAAACGCGATGGCTAGCACGATCCTCCCCCTCGAACTCGTCGACAGATGTATCGGCTCCCCTATCTGGGTCTTGATGAAGAATGAACGAGAGTTTACTGGGACTTTGATGGGTTTTGACGACTATGTCAGTGAGTATGCTTCAGTTTATAATGGTGACGATACGCTGTTTGAGTTTGAGTAAAGTTTTGAGCTTATGAAACGTTTCATCTTCTTTTAGACATGGTTTTGAAAGATGTTAAGGAGTAGTCAGTTCAGTTCCTTAATCAAAAGAAATTGTTCCCAATAATTGAGGAGATGCGCTGATCAAGGAGATGGCTGTTATTCTTCGGTGACAACAGCGAAGTTACTGCTTCAGGAATCACAGAGACTGACCTTGGGGATACTTTATTAAACGGGAACAACATCGCCATGGTACGTACAACTATTCgtcttccctttccttcccaATTTGAGCGTTGTTCTTTGCAATCTGTCTTTTCATCCATGGCTAGTCTATCAGTCATAACGGCATGTTTGCGCCTGTTTTTCTGGGAGGAAACTGTCTTGGACGGCGAGATTTTATGATTTGTGTCTTGTGGGGGAGAGCAATGTAGGCTAGATGCTGATATATTTTCTCCCCACGATCCAGCTTATACCAGGTGGCAAGGGGCCCAAGGCTTAGGTTTTCCATCCATCGGTCTCCCCACAAGTACAAATACACCAAATCATAAAACACCAACCACGAATATGAATATCGAGACGAGGACTGAGAGATGAGGGACAATATGGATCGAAGGAGCGGTGAAAGAGAACGCCGTATCACGGGCAGTTATGGATTATGGAGATTAGCATGAAGAAGCGGGTCTAGGTCAAAGTACAGATTAAGGTCACAAAAAAACGAGGTACATTCTGGAGGCAAATACGGAGCGGAGTGGGAAGACCAGCACTGGATGCGGGACTCTAGACTATAGAGCAGACGTTCCAAaagaggagggggagggCTTGGGAGTATTAAATCTTATAATTTCAAGCGAAAAACGAGGACAACGTATCATGCAAGTGGGATCGTTCCTACCCATCATTTCCATCGTGGCGGATGACTGGTGATTGACATAAATGCGACGACTGATTGTGCACGTGAGAGAAAGATCGATGTTTGATGGGATAAGAGTATGAGTATGAGTATGTGCATGAATACAAGACATCTTTTCGTCTCTTACTCTTTCTTGACAATGATTATAGATTCACTTTGTCCCACCTGCGTAACAACTTATCTCACCTTTGTGACTCCCACTCATCCC includes these proteins:
- a CDS encoding RNA-binding protein LSM5 (Similar to TIGR gene model, XP_566441.1), encoding MASTILPLELVDRCIGSPIWVLMKNEREFTGTLMGFDDYVNMVLKDVKEYEVTASGITETDLGDTLLNGNNIAMSISHNGMFAPVFLGGNCLGRRDFMICVLWGRAMFSIHRSPHKYKYTKS